A genome region from bacterium includes the following:
- the hybB gene encoding Ni/Fe-hydrogenase cytochrome b subunit: MNHESVNPVPIKHRFFTPGVIVLVMIALNGIVFLMGRFFFGLGAVTNLNNQYPWGLWIGVDVAAGVALAAGGFTTAALGHVMHREEYHAVIRPALLTAMLGYTFVAFGVFVDIGRWYFIWHPLIMWNGNSALFEVGICVMIYMSVLYIEFLPIFTERFIGKVNLPGVLSALNKPTDKILRFLDRGLSKTMFIFIIAGVVLSTLHQSSLGTLMVIAGPKMHPLWQTPVLPLLFLLSAVSVGFPMVIFESLIASRSLKLKPEMHVLSRLGSMIAPLLGIYLAFKIGDIVIRETFVYLGELNTASVMFTIEILFGVIIPLRMFLSPKVLKSPPLLFTASGLVVFGVLLNRINNFVVAYTPPYSTESYFPSFGEISVTVGFVAMLVLAYRFIVLNFPVISLPGKQTAQPTKYSIRGVEQ; this comes from the coding sequence ATGAACCACGAATCTGTAAATCCCGTTCCCATTAAGCATAGATTTTTTACACCCGGCGTCATAGTACTCGTCATGATTGCGCTAAATGGCATTGTTTTCTTAATGGGCAGGTTTTTCTTCGGACTAGGCGCGGTTACCAATCTTAATAATCAATATCCCTGGGGATTATGGATTGGAGTGGATGTCGCCGCCGGTGTTGCTCTTGCTGCAGGAGGATTTACCACTGCCGCACTGGGTCATGTTATGCATCGTGAAGAGTATCATGCCGTTATACGTCCTGCCTTGCTGACGGCTATGTTGGGTTATACTTTTGTTGCTTTTGGAGTTTTTGTCGATATCGGAAGGTGGTATTTCATTTGGCATCCGCTGATTATGTGGAACGGCAACTCCGCTTTGTTTGAAGTAGGCATTTGTGTTATGATATATATGAGCGTTCTCTACATTGAATTTCTCCCCATTTTCACAGAAAGATTTATAGGAAAAGTTAATTTGCCCGGTGTATTGTCCGCTTTGAACAAACCTACAGATAAAATACTGAGATTTCTTGATCGTGGACTTTCAAAGACCATGTTCATATTCATAATTGCGGGTGTCGTACTCTCGACGCTTCATCAATCCTCGCTCGGCACCTTAATGGTCATTGCAGGGCCAAAGATGCATCCGCTTTGGCAAACACCGGTTCTCCCACTCTTATTTTTGCTATCTGCGGTTTCCGTTGGTTTCCCAATGGTCATTTTTGAATCTCTAATCGCTTCACGGTCACTTAAATTAAAGCCGGAAATGCACGTTCTTTCACGATTAGGATCCATGATTGCGCCTTTACTTGGAATTTATCTCGCATTCAAAATTGGCGATATCGTCATTCGAGAGACCTTTGTATATTTGGGGGAACTTAATACGGCAAGTGTTATGTTCACGATCGAAATTTTGTTTGGAGTAATTATTCCGTTACGAATGTTCCTTTCACCGAAAGTTTTAAAATCGCCCCCGTTGCTATTTACGGCATCCGGGCTGGTTGTGTTTGGAGTTCTGTTAAACCGAATTAATAATTTTGTGGTTGCTTACACTCCGCCATACTCGACGGAATCTTATTTCCCGTCCTTCGGTGAAATTTCCGTAACGGTTGGATTCGTTGCGATGCTGGTTCTAGCCTACCGTTTTATTGTCTTAAATTTTCCTGTTATAAGTTTGCCGGGCAAACAAACCGCACAGCCCACCAAATATAGCATCAGAGGGGTGGAACAATGA
- a CDS encoding cytochrome c3 family protein — translation MKNILISLFLIAALSAGVNAQQSPGKDHAKLSISCKTCHTCDVPKKDEPCLVTCPREKIVTIYQKPEQTPELIIMDQILDRYGPVYFSHKLHAQMSIMSGGCENCHHHNTSGPILQCNSCHELSRKREDVSLPDLKGAYHRQCMDCHREWSHETGCNSCHKLKKDLKDTKQEDTHKKYLGKDHPVILEPSHISYETNSDKGKLVTFYHDDHTKKFGLSCAGCHKQETCAKCHDVSKKFNGKIKSANVDKSFDEQHKNCISCHKDDKCSSCHSDTKLEPFDHALNSGWALGKHHVRLSCAKCHGSKLPYKKIDNACLSCHKDWNKDNFKHSVTGLQLDETHFELGCDDCHSGNNYALKPNCTGCHDNYVYPKQKPGKLVNK, via the coding sequence ATGAAAAACATTCTAATTAGTTTGTTTCTGATCGCAGCACTTTCAGCCGGAGTTAATGCACAGCAAAGCCCGGGTAAAGATCATGCCAAGCTTAGTATCAGTTGCAAAACCTGTCATACATGCGATGTACCAAAGAAAGATGAACCGTGCCTGGTCACATGTCCCCGTGAAAAAATAGTGACGATTTATCAAAAACCGGAGCAAACTCCCGAACTGATAATCATGGATCAGATATTGGATCGATACGGGCCTGTTTACTTTTCGCATAAGTTACATGCGCAAATGTCTATTATGTCCGGAGGTTGTGAGAATTGCCACCATCACAATACCTCGGGTCCCATTTTGCAGTGTAACAGCTGCCATGAATTATCACGAAAGCGGGAAGATGTCAGTTTACCTGATCTAAAGGGCGCTTATCACAGGCAATGCATGGATTGTCATCGGGAATGGAGTCATGAAACAGGTTGCAATTCGTGTCATAAATTGAAAAAAGATCTTAAGGATACGAAACAAGAAGATACTCATAAAAAGTATTTAGGAAAAGATCATCCTGTTATTTTGGAGCCGTCACACATCAGTTATGAAACCAATTCGGATAAAGGGAAGCTTGTTACATTTTATCATGACGATCATACGAAAAAATTTGGATTGTCCTGTGCCGGTTGCCATAAACAGGAAACATGCGCTAAATGTCACGACGTAAGTAAAAAATTCAATGGCAAAATAAAGTCTGCAAATGTAGACAAGTCTTTTGATGAGCAGCACAAAAACTGTATTTCATGCCACAAAGACGATAAATGCAGTTCGTGTCACAGCGATACAAAGCTTGAGCCTTTTGACCATGCGCTTAACTCCGGGTGGGCGTTGGGTAAACATCACGTGCGGCTTTCATGCGCCAAATGTCATGGATCAAAACTTCCGTATAAAAAAATCGACAATGCCTGTTTAAGCTGCCATAAAGATTGGAACAAAGATAATTTTAAACATTCGGTCACGGGCTTACAGTTAGATGAAACTCATTTTGAACTTGGTTGCGACGATTGTCATTCAGGTAATAATTATGCATTAAAACCAAACTGCACTGGCTGTCATGATAATTATGTATATCCAAAACAAAAGCCGGGAAAGTTGGTTAATAAATAA
- a CDS encoding HAMP domain-containing protein: protein MVDKQAESCYACHSEDQPLEQISITERTRIFKIHQDSNRVLGIITPIYNEQSCWQSDCHAHPKNQKVLGVLDVSISLAEIDKAIITREWEIVIFAVIAIISLGLLIALFVRRWVSNPVHELLNATQQVGQGNLNCTIKYLGDNEIGMLGESFNNMTKKLSEARLQLFQSDKMASLGRLAAGVAHEINNPLTGVLTYSSFLLKRTKDNPELQEDLKVIVRETLRSREIVKSLLDFARQSVPKKGVADINAIIDKAIAVIEKQLTIKKIKIVKQSENDLPKITVDANQMQQVFINLFVNASDAIGKEGGTIKAFTKQISLSPFGVAQIKKATCPKRHSLIDNEFKIDGLPALKVKVVSHKEEGIVHFDPVYGKRRNHFNPGYKIVADTKFVCPDCNSSLVPQDKPCPNCGAPVLSFEISGQGVYEVCSSEKSDWEKWDFVDSAGLKEYIEIRISDSGSGISKSDLPKIFEPFFSTKGQKGTGLGLAVIWGIIDNHDGTISVESEEGKGTTFIIRLPLKA from the coding sequence ATGGTCGATAAGCAGGCTGAAAGTTGTTACGCATGCCACTCGGAGGATCAGCCGCTTGAACAAATTTCGATTACTGAACGAACCAGGATATTTAAAATCCATCAAGACTCTAACCGGGTACTTGGCATAATTACCCCGATTTACAATGAACAATCCTGCTGGCAGTCTGACTGTCACGCACACCCTAAAAATCAAAAAGTTCTGGGAGTTTTGGATGTTTCTATCTCACTTGCAGAGATTGATAAAGCAATTATCACCAGAGAATGGGAAATTGTGATCTTTGCGGTTATAGCTATCATTTCGCTCGGATTATTAATCGCTCTATTTGTGCGGCGCTGGGTTTCGAATCCCGTGCATGAATTACTTAATGCAACTCAACAAGTCGGCCAGGGCAACCTGAATTGTACAATTAAGTATCTAGGCGATAATGAAATTGGAATGCTCGGCGAATCATTTAATAATATGACAAAGAAATTGTCCGAAGCAAGACTGCAGCTTTTCCAATCGGATAAAATGGCCTCGCTTGGAAGATTAGCCGCAGGCGTGGCGCATGAAATTAATAATCCGCTAACGGGTGTTCTAACTTATAGCAGTTTCCTGCTTAAGAGGACAAAAGATAATCCGGAACTCCAGGAAGATCTGAAAGTCATTGTCAGAGAAACGTTGCGTAGCAGAGAAATAGTAAAGAGCCTGTTAGATTTCGCTCGCCAGTCCGTTCCGAAGAAGGGTGTTGCGGATATAAATGCTATAATTGATAAAGCCATTGCTGTCATTGAGAAGCAGCTAACGATCAAGAAAATAAAAATTGTCAAGCAGTCTGAAAATGATCTTCCCAAAATAACGGTTGACGCAAATCAGATGCAACAAGTGTTTATTAACCTTTTTGTCAATGCATCGGACGCGATCGGAAAAGAAGGCGGTACCATAAAAGCATTCACAAAACAAATATCTCTTTCACCGTTTGGGGTCGCTCAAATAAAAAAGGCGACTTGTCCAAAACGGCACAGTCTAATCGACAATGAATTCAAGATAGACGGGCTCCCGGCATTGAAAGTTAAAGTTGTTTCTCATAAAGAGGAAGGTATAGTTCACTTTGATCCCGTATACGGAAAGCGTCGGAATCATTTTAATCCCGGTTATAAAATAGTCGCGGATACAAAATTTGTTTGCCCGGACTGCAATAGTTCCCTTGTTCCGCAGGATAAACCCTGTCCCAACTGCGGAGCTCCCGTTCTATCTTTTGAAATAAGCGGGCAAGGCGTTTACGAAGTATGTTCGTCTGAAAAGAGCGATTGGGAGAAATGGGACTTTGTTGACTCCGCCGGACTGAAAGAATATATAGAGATAAGAATTTCTGACAGCGGCAGCGGAATTAGTAAAAGTGATCTCCCGAAGATCTTTGAACCATTTTTCTCCACGAAAGGACAAAAAGGAACCGGGCTTGGTTTAGCAGTCATTTGGGGAATAATTGATAATCATGATGGAACGATCAGCGTTGAAAGTGAAGAGGGTAAAGGAACTACATTCATTATCCGTCTTCCATTGAAAGCCTAG